gtgtaatgtaaaaaaatgttccCCCCCAGACAGCAAAAACAAAATGTTCTCAAACTATTTAAAATGTTTGAAAATCTATACAAGTaaaacattaacatatatatatatatatatatatatatatattgatcaatTATATAGGAGAATTGCATTTATCTTTAAAACTCCATTATTCCTTTAAATTTATAATGGTAAATAAAAAGTTGGTCTGAAGATCACATTGGTTTTTGATTCCTGGTTTAAACTTTAATCTTACACTGTGTTAGTCTTAGCAGATGAAAAGACATGAATGGATGATTTTGGAAGATAAATCAAATGACACAggatgattaaaaaataaatctcagGTAGAGGATACTACGTATAGATTTTCAAGAGAAATATGTAATCTCTAGACTGATTGATTTAGGTTGCAGTTCTACCTAGCAGCAAATGTGTTCAGATTCAGAAGAATTACTGCATTATTATATTAACCAATCTTTAATTAACTATACAAATAGCACGGAGGACTGATGGCTGGCCTTTCACCCTCGTTATAGAATAATCTACTGTAAACAAATGCACTATAGTGAAGATGGACTACAAGAGATAGTGGGATATATTGGTCTTGGTGTGATTTAATTTGGATCTGTAGCACTTAACATGCCAAGTCAAAATACAATGTGTCACTGTTTGACACTGTATTGTTAAACTGCATCTCTCCCTCAACTAAGATGTTATTCATGTTGACAGCTCTTTTAACACAAAATGCATTCATACAAATATGTGCACACatgacccttttttttttgcttaaaataaataaaaatgtcatagGTCTTGCACTGTAAAAACAAGCTGACTAGTTAGGGATAAGGTCAAATGTCAGACGTTAAGACTAACCTGCACCAGGTTTTAGAGCAACTGGATTGACTGTAGATAATTCCAAGTTGGGCATAAGTTCAAAGCCTTTTTCTTGCTGTTTACCCTTCCCTTCATGATATCTGCTATATATGCCACGACCTGCCGAATATCCCCCCAGGTAGGTTCCCCTGGGACCAGGGGCTCTGTTTCCAGCTGCACCTCGCCCTCTGCCTCTTATGCTGCCTGCTTGTGATACCAACATAACACAATCAGAATTCAGAAACAAGTGATTAGAAGCTAAGCCAGTATCAATGTTATAGGATGAGCCACAAATTGTGCTTCCATTTTGGGAATTGAGAGACCAGGTTTAAAATATAAGTGATGATAAACCATGACTGAAAACCCCACTTGTGCAAACACTTAACAGTTTGTGTTTTTGGCttcttaacttttttctttgctttgCTATTGGGTGTTTTTTGATTTTAAGGTTTAGAATGTAGTCTCACCTCTCCCTACCTAGAACATCATATTTTACTATCAGAATTAAAGAACACCCACGGTTTAATGAGATGGCTACTACTTTATTTGCAACCAACAAACGTTTTCTTAGCCACGTTCGAACACATTGGTATGGCTCCAACAACAGATTTTCAAGACTTGTCAATGTCCGAATAAATGCCATCATTTTGCTTATTTTATTAATGTCACACTGGTCACTCTTTCCCGTAATGGAAACACATAGCAAGTTAAAGAGAAATCATCACTTGATTAAAAGTTGTGTTAAATAAATGCTGCATGACAATAAACTCACCATGACATGTCGCAGTGATTAGCTATTTAAGGTATTTTTTACCTTCAGCCATTCAGTCTTGGTAGCACATTATGGAAATTGTAGCAGAATATGAGCTAGTTATAGATCATAGGAGCAGTAGTTCAGCAGATGGCTGAGGGTTACATGAATTTTCTTTTCATAAGACCTCGACAACAGGGTCACCAGGTATTTTTAGTAGTTATGTTTACTCTAGCCCTTTTTAAAATAatagctgtttaaaaaaaaatatatatatatataaaatttcccATTTCCTATCAGGCATTACTATTGGGTCTCGCCGCTTAAAAACCTGCAAAATAAagaacttacctggaatccagcttTGGCCACAGCTCCCTATTGTCCACGTCCCGTCCGATGTCACTGCCCTATcagggccaatcaaatgtttcttaaagagaagcatttgactggacTGTTCTTACCAGCTCAAAGTGCATGGGAGCTGAGCCGGTTAAACAAGGAAGAGATGGGTGGATATAGGGTggagttgatttaaaaaaaaaaataaaaaaaaattaaataaaataaaagggtttGTTAGAAATATAGGGAGGTGGGGATGAAAGGGTGCTGCCTGCACAACACACTGATGACAGATATTTTTTCTGCAGAGATTTATGACAATTTTTTCTGCACAGATTTAACATAAGGCAACCCAGTATGGCTAAGTCATGTGTGTCGGGGGTGCAACTAGCCATAAAAGTGGatatacactgattagccacaacattaaatccaCCTGTTTAATATCAGGTCCCTCtcttgctgccaaaacagctctgatgtgtctaggcatggactccacaatacctctgaacatgtcctgtgatgTCTggaacattagcagcagatcctataagtcctgcaagttgtgaggtggggcctccacagATCAGATTTtttattccagcacatcccacagatgctcaattggattgagatctggggaatttggaggacaacatcttgaactctttgtcatgttcctcaaaccatttctgaataatttttttgcagggtgcattatcctgctacaAGAGGTCActgtcatcagggaacaccattgccatgaaggggtgtacgtggtctgcaacaatcactaggtaggtggtacgtgtcaacggtaacattcacatgaataccaggaccaaaagtttcccagcagaacattgcccagagcataatagTGGCACTGCTGGCCTGCCTTCATCTTGTGCATCCTGCTCCAATCTCTTCCCTAGGTAAATGACGCACACGCACTCTGCCATTCACCTGATcttaaagaaaatgtgattcatcagaccaggcaaccttcttctgtTGCTCTatgatccagttctgatgctcacttcCCCAATGAAGGTGCTTTCAGCAATAGACAAGGTTCATCATGGGCTCCTTGACCGTTCTGCGGTtccactgccccatacacagcaaactgtgatgcactgtgttttCTGACACCTCTCTATCATTAACAGTGTTAAGTTCttcagcaatttaagctacagcagctcttctgtgtgacCAGACCACGTGCCTCAATGAGCCTTGAGCAACCATGATCATGACGCTTATTTACCAGTtattcttccttgcaccactttttgcAGATACTAACCCCTCCATACAAGGAGCACcctacaagacttgccattttgaagatgctctgacccagtcgtctagccatcactatttggcccttgtcaaagtcactcagatcttttcacttgccccatttttcctgcttcaaacacatgaaattcaagaaccgactgttcacttgctgcccaatatatcccaccctttgacagatgccattctaacaatataatcaatattattcaatacacctgtcagtggttttaatgttgtggctgatcagtgcatctctgtatgtgcagtgtttcaagcagaaaggcTGCACATACAGATCCCCTTCTACCacaaccacttctaaaagcagttgtggtcatggtggttggagtaaccctttaatgtctCATGAGCATAGGAACGGTTCATTAGACGGTGAAAGTTGCAGGTCAGTAACAATTGATAAAACATACAGCAAACCCTTGTTCTAATATCTATTGCTGGCATGGGAATATTTGTTTGCACTTAATACTGCAAGGGAACCCACTACTGGTGCAGATATTAGCGTATGATTTGCAAGCTCTGCATACAATCTGGGCGGATATTTGCAAGGTGGTATAACACGAAGAAGTAGAACATTGTACTGGCATGCCAGATTTAGGCTTTCCAGGTAATCAGCTTAAGACAAGGATATACTGATAAGGGGTAATGAGTTGTACAGCAGCCATGAAATATTATGCACATATGACCTTGGCCACGTCCTCTTATCAGCTTGTTTAAGGCACGATAAAAGTTATACTTTATTGATGGAAACGCTCCTCTAGCTAAGCAAATCATTTTGGTGAATGCTGACAGCTAAACGGGCTCAAAGTGCACTGGGAGTTATTAACTAAGCTGGAGATGGCAGTGAACTGACAAGGCATTGCAAATGTTTTGGCTAAAATGGCCATTGTTGAAATTTAACTTTGAGAATTTTGACAAATTCTTTCTTTTGACCTACACTTCATACTACCCATCTTACTCCTCCATAATTCCCAATTCATTGAATAAATCACTTTGTGATGCTTAAAATTAGAAATTCTAGATGTACTTGTTGTCTCCAAGTCAATGTGTGTTTCTCTGTCAATTGGTTACTATCATTCTAAATTATTCAAATAGAAGGACAACACAATTGTTAATTGAGTGATAACATTAAAGTGTGATTAAAGTCTGCAACAAAAACATTCCATCACAGAGGaaacaaacaataaatatattaccCCCGAAACAAGGAAAGTTTAACGGACCCAGCACTAATATTCTTTCATCAAAGGTTATGCAGTTACGAACACCAATTATTGCATTGCATGTCTAAGAGAGCTACATTAGCACAGGAGATGAATTTGATAGTGTATAAATTGGACATTAGCCCTGGCTGCATCAGAGAAGACAGCTGTTGTTACAGGTATGCACACCCTGGATAGGATTTACAGCGTATTTAAtaccacacacagaaacaaagttGTTCCCATCACAAACACTGAATCACCGGCAGAGTAAATGCTTTTGAGAAAGTGTTCCATATGGTTAGACACCTCACAGTTACATGGAATctattataaaaattatttttgtgcCTTTAAATCTGGGAAAATCTTGTAATTTGATTTTTGCTGCGTCCGGTGTCATATCTTGTCCAATTTGTCAGAAAATATCGAGTGAGATTCATAAAGGTAGGAAGTGGGAAGATCATAGGGGGGAAATGGTGGGGGTATGTGAACAAAAAAAGGACCTTCAAAGGAGTCTGTTAGAAAGGGGTCTTTAAGCATTGGACTATTGTGACTAAACTAGAACCTGACCCTTGTGCCCCATTTTAGGACAATATAAGCAGCATTAAACATCTGTAAGGTATGAAGTCCTTGACTTTCACAGTAGAGAAGCAATCACTTGGCTCTCGAGTTCTTTAATAATATCAATTTAATTTCTGCATTTTGCCAACACAGAGATTTCGATAAATAAGGTTCTGTTCGCACAATATCTAAATCGTGCTATAATAATGAGAACAAATTGTGCGGTAAGCCTTTTATGGTTTACACAACAAAGTGAAAGCAAATAAAaatgagaacaaaaaaaaagaactgcTGTGGAGATGGGAATTGTAAGCTTCAGGTAATGGGAGAAATCGCAAATTGGTGGCAGAAATGACACagaataattttaaatatccatcatccatttattatatatgtggaagtatataataaaatatgccaCCCACTAGCCACCTATAACGATGGAAGCGGCAAAAAGCTCCAAAGAATTTGTATTGATGTCATGACTCTATGCTACAactttaaagaaagaaaaaatatttagtttGACTGGTCATAGCTGCTCTTTACAGAGCTACAGTACTGCATCACTACAGTACTGACactcactgcagtggttatggtgcaaatatTATCTAGGTGTCATGTCGTCTTTTTTGGTCAAAACATTTTGCAGCCGTTCAAAAACAAATGATGTCTCACTCCCCTTCTTATTGGTCCAAATCTGTCGCACCTATGTTGGCAATGATCACTTTGAGCGTTAGATCAAGTTAGccaagtgtgtgtagtgtattgtTGTCGTTTTGGTTAGATAATGCAGAAATTAACTTCTGCATTATTTGAGccacaaaaaaaaaggattggTTTAAGATGCCGGGAGAACCCtagtttttgtcaaactgcttaaAAGCAGACGGACAAAAATTGGGAGGAAGAATGGTACCCAAAGTCTCTTCATCCCACAgccataaaaataaattttagttgttatggtgcgtaGGATACCCTAATAAGGCTCTGTTTTTATGGAACTCTAATAGCACATGATTTTGATGATAGATTCCTGTTGACTAAAAGCAGCATTTATTGTGAAAACAAAACAGCTTTAAATGTAGAAATGTTCTATCACTTTTAAAAACCAAATAATCATTACTGCAATCTGCAAATATGTGAAGATTTTTGAGTATGCCATTGAAAACTAGACCTGCACCTACATCTATCGGATTTTGTGCCATTTGCTCTACAGTCGTCAGAGTATACGCCGCTGGGGTGTAATGGCTTACTCACAGTTTGCATTTGTGTCATTGctgtaaaaaacataaaaaaataataaaagaagaagATATGGAAGGTTATTTGCCATGGCTGTAACACTGTGGCAATAATAAAAGGTGGCAATAAGTGGACTTGATATTATTTTATAGAATTGGtgatttcttactttctgtacaaTGTGTACATTACCTTTCATAAAAATACATTGTGatcattaaaaaattaaaagacAGGAGAAAAAGATCAGATATAAGACAAAAAGAGGAATACATAATACAGTTTACCAAAAAGCAGCAGTGGAAGGTTCTATATAAACTGAGCTGTTTAACGTGTGTGTATTATCATACTAATGTACCACGAAGTGGAGGCTATCAGACATTTAATATTGCCTTAGTCTCAGTATTCCGCAACTAAAGGAATAGTATATATTCTTAAAATAGTGCAACATACAGAGGTAGACATATGTAAACACACTGTACATGGCATGGCAAAGAATGCCCTTTGCTTAACAATGACTACCCACCCCATCATGGtactttaaatattaaattttgaaaaacaaatatatagaatTTCTGAAACTCCTAATTAATGCAATTTCCAGCAGTAAGAATAGCAGAGATTCCTTATCGCTAATTTAACATGAGTTCATTTAATTATGATGATATCACTATAGTCTATGCATTTTTGACATCCTCTAATTCTAATAGTAAAACAAGTAATATTTCAGATTaaactcaaatttttttttaaagtgtctaAGCGCAGGTTGGTATACACATACGTAATCCACATTAGGAAATATGTTAAATAGGTTATTATTACCTAACCGCAATATGAGTATTTAAacgaaaataaaaatgcaaatgaaATTTACCAACCTTTGACGAAGTAATCCCTGTTTGGACCAATCAGTGCATTGTATGGATATCCATAATATGCTAATGTGTAAGGATCGCAAGAGTAAACATAGTTAGGCTGGGCTACTTCGGTGGTCGGTGTGGCGGTGGTGGCTGGGGCACCTCCTTTCGCAGCTTTCTGGTAACGCGTATACTGTTCCTTATCTACAGGCTTGGCTAAAGTGACTTCTATAGCTGAACCTTCTATTTCCATCCCATTGAGATTTCTCATGGCCTGTACAGCATCTTCCCGGTTGGTGAAATGCACAAACGCATAATCACGgatttttttaactctttcaacACTCCCTGGATTGAACTGTCCAAAGATCTTTTTAATTGTATCCTCAGATGTTTCAATCATTAGGTTTCTGACGTAAAGGATTTTAACGGTCTCCATCACATCTTCATCTACATCGATTTCTGGCTCTGCCCAGTCAACTGCAATCTGATGACCCCAGAGCTGGATTCTTCCTGGCATTAGTTTTCGTCTAGCCATAGCTGCTGCCCTGTGGCTTTCATACTCTACGAAGGCAAAACCTCGATTTTTCATCTTATCTGCAGCACTAGCGTAGACTATCACATCTAGAACCCCTTCTGTAACTTTAGAGATCTCCTCTAgaatctcttctctcttcttcatCTTTGGAATTCCACCAATAAAGAGTCTACAGTTATCTACACTACAGCAAACACCTAGAAGTCGACCTGGCCTTATTTCATAATTGTTTAGGTCTCTGACAGCTCTTTTGGCTTCATGCTTGTGTGTATACATAACAAAAGCATAGCCACGGTTCTTTCCATCAAAGtccatcattagacgcatttcaTAGATCCTGCCAGCAGTTTCAAAGACAGGAACCAATTCATCTTCATACACGTCACGGGGTATTTTGCCCACAAAGACCTCACAGCCACGAGGAGGATGAAGGCCTTCCCAGCCTGGTGGCGGACCTCCATATTTTCTTTGACCATTTTCCTGGACCATGGTATAACCAGTACGTTCCATAAGTGCAAACAGTGCAGCTTCATTGGGCGCTCCAGAAATGCCTTCTGGAATCTTAGATGCAGCCATGTTGGACGAATCGTTGCTCATCATAGTATTGGAATCTTCTGCAGTCATTATGCCAAAATCATGCAGTACTTGCTGAAACCTATTCAAgaacaaaaaagttaaaataatgtGAGAACGGAAGGCAcagctactttaaaaaaaaaaaaagactaaaaggTACGATAAAGCTGAATGAATCTCGTCTTCTGCTGCATTTAACAAACATTTCTCAACACCAATTAGTCATGTATGAACTTGGTTAAAAAACAGAACAACCACCGGAAAAAATATATCAAGGAATTCTTGTAGTAAGACACTGCTTATCATGCAAAGACTTGCACAATCAGAATAAAACAAAGCAAGGCTGATTAGCAAAGCAGAGATTTAACTAATGACACAAATGCAAAATAACACAATACTGAATGTCATTCAAAGTATTTAACGATATAGTAAAGGGACACAACACCaccatattttttaaaatagtggTTTGGGTACATTGTCAAATGTCATGTGCTGCCCattaatatgtatatgtgatatatctagcagaaaacatggtggatatggtaaccCTATGCATAGACCCTGTCTAGAAATGGataggtttacatttgtcagTCAGGATACCTCTAGTGGCTACCTCTAGTGGCTACCAATCAGACAACCATTTAATGCACTGCCACATGAAGATTTTTAACAATTGGCAGCCTTCACATTTCTCACTGtgatgtttctcatagagaagtgtTAGACTTGTTACTTCTCTACTGGCTGAGTGCTTTGAGAAGCATGGAGTTGAACCTAATATCATTCAGACGGTAGTGGCAGCAGCAGGGAAACTGGATTAGCAGGAAATGTACTGTTTTTATTCTAGGGAAGGGAAAGGCACGCTAAGTAAGGAACActcaaaaacattaaaataaccaTATTTATTCATTCATAAACATggagtttaaaatattttatggaaCCCAGATCATTTAAATATTCCTGTTTACAAatccatttataaaaaaatattatatgtcCCTTTTCTATGCCATAGAGAAGTGAAGTGTATGACAGAGCCTCATGGAAAAATATACTAAGCTGtgtatgataattttttttttttttttttaaataccatatTCTGACAAGCACTAAACATTTTAAGTGCTATTTCTTCAAATAGCAATGTAATAGTCAGAAACCCtcatttaatatcatgagtcaTGCACTTACAGCAAATAATGGAAAGAAGGTTTGGGAATGTATCACAGGCAAACCACTAAGAAAGATTactgtaaataaatgtatgtattccAATCTACACGTGACAGCAATCATTCTATCATAAACACTCCCTAACATTTACAAAGGGCAAAGTTTATGGAAATTAGCCTTTATCTCACCCACCTTAGTAACAAACCATGTAAAAGCACAGATAGCATTTTATAATGTCATATAGTGAGGGTGTTGCAATcattaaaggggaagtaacattaAATAGGTTTAGCTCAAACAAACTATTTGTGGAGTGGATTTCTAAACATGTCCAATAGTGcgattggaaataaaaaaaaaatgaagttaatTTTAACAAGTATGGGTTAATTCCACTGAATTTATAAACCCATTCTAAAAATATAACAGGGTTCATGGCAGCATAGGTTTCCAGTTCCTagcaaactacaactcccatgaaacACTGCAATCCACTTGCACGGTTTTTGACTTGCAAAggtttatgggagatgtagtatatTGAATGCTGATGGTCCAGTATTAGgatataaaatgtgttttctcGAATGTATTAAAGCACATTTTGCACTGATTGAGCACTGTCAAAAAGGGATAATTTGAGGGAGACCAAGTAACTCActtacaaattaaatatatcctACGTAATAATGACTGAAAAGATCTGCACCTACAgtaagaaaaataatttaaatgataATTTAAGAGTACATTATACTGTACTATATAACATGTAATTTAACATACAGAAACCATTAGCGTTTGTTTTTAAAGCAATTAACATTCATTAAGCTACTCTCTCAAGTGCAATACCCAATCTGTTCTTGTACAAACAATGTTTGTTTAATTTTGCatggtagtgtccctttaaacatttcaATAACACAAGTTAAATGATGTTTATTTGGTTCTGCAGGTACAAACAACTTTTAGAAGATATTGTTGCTCATGTAGTTATCAAGATATCCTTTACTTGTTATCTAATCCTTTAATTTGAGTGATGTCACCACTAATTGGGGACCTTGTATATATTTCTCTAAGATTAGATAGTGCTATTTGCAAGCCATGGTGACTAGTTAATGAATGGAAGACAAAAGCTTAATATGAGAAAGCGCTACAATCCGTCCATGTAGTTTATCTGAGTCCAACACTGGAACAGGATACTAGTCAATAACATGGTCCCTTTAAAATGTAGTGCTACTTTGTAAAACATGCACAAATGATTAGCAGATCTCAATCTCATAGTGTTGCCAGACTCGTTCTACAAGCTTGAAAGCATTGTTATTCTTTAATTTGTTTACCCCTAATCTGTTGCCAAAGAGAATGCCACATCACCAAACATGCCAACCCAAATGCTACAATATTTTCCAGCCACGTTATAGTGTTTTAACCTTGACTAATTGTTTGAAACATTTTTTACTGCCTGTACCTTCTGCACTTTTTAACACAGGGAAAAAACAATGTATCCCGCTGTATGTTTTTAGCTCACTGGGATCCCACAGAGACAACTTagtctctatataatataaatatagtatagaaaaaagggttatagAACGTCCACATAATAAAAGGAGCCAAAGAGACGATATCAATATAATTCCAAGAAAACTAACTATAATTACAACTTTGCAATGATTGCTATATCCCGCTGTCTTATTAGTGGATTTAAAAGGAaagttataatatatatgttttgtaaaTTCATGCTGCTATGTGATTCAGTATGCTGTCTGTGTTGAAAGGGTTATTGAGGGCTGTGCACGAATTAATTCAGGCAGTAAATGATAGTGTATATAAGTTAGTAAAAAGACAGTTGATCTGAAAGGACAAGAGAAGGTCAAGGGGTGAGGGGTGTACAGAGGTGGGAATAGAAACCGGTTCATTAGAAGGAAAAGAATGGATTCTTGAGAAGTATAATTTTCTAAAAGGAGTGTCTGAGAAATAGTCTGAAAGGAACAAGGGAATGGACAAAAAATGGTGAGGAGTTGAAATAAAGAAAGATAGGGAAAgggctgaaataaaaaaaaaaacatatgggaAGGGCTGAAATAAAGAACGATATGGGAAGGGCTGAAATAAAAGATAGATAGGAGAGAAGGGTGTGAAATGAATAAAAATTGAGCTATGTTTATGCCCACAATAAATTTAATTCAAACATTTAAGGCAGAATAAGACTGAATATTGAAAGCAACGTACAAAAAAATGCAGCAAAAtatgtagaaataaataaaaatagaaaataaaaagaaataaagatagATATGATACTCGCTTTTAAACTTGCTGACCAATCCgtggatcaaaaaaaaaaaaatcgaaaagaCTCTCATTCTTTTCAACGGGGAATAGATTATTTGCTCAGTTTTACGCCAACAGACACAAGCCCATAATCTTGGGTCGGAATCTTTCAAAGTAAGATGTGAAGGAGACTGTTAGGGAAggtgaagttaaagggacactatactgccCAAATGAAATAATCATTGTTTAtaaacccccaatgaaaacatgaattAAGCCCTTTAATCCAGCAGATCTCTTgtatgctgcctttgcaagccctccccttctaaccttgcgcagactttctgtgactatattatatgaatattttatttgATATGTTTACTTCCTTTCAAGGAAGCTAATGACTAAATCGCTTCCATGGAATTTGtaagctgttgtttttttttaatcaataaaatatCCATGTCTGCATTCAACTGACCAGTGTTTGTGTGGGTATATCATAAAGAGGCAGACCTATCCACCTTGAAGCCAATCTGTCTAGGTTACACTGGAATTTACTACCCTTTTCAGATTTAACTATATCACACAGATATCTCATGAATTACTTACTAATTAAAGGACCAGTATTGCAGCCTTTCCTAACTCACAGTAATGAGATGACTATTTTAACTGGGAATTCTTGTTCGGTaagtttcttaaaggaacactttcatTGAAAAGTAAAGTCATCAGATCTGATGACCTTCATCCAATCAGACCATGCTTTACCTAGAGAATCATTTTGATCACAgagcgcatgcacagcaattgcAACAATCCATCAATCCACTATGAAAACCACAGTCACCCCCTAGTGGAGGGATGGGGTGAAAGTTAATTTACTTAGGAACCAACTAGTAAAGTTGTCTACTAGCAGAGTtgtgcacaaacacacaaatcagtattcccacacacacaaatcctttacatgcagacacgcacacaaagctacacacacagaaagatacaactACAAACACAGCTGCGCGCACGTTATATATGCTCCCCATAGCACTTCTACTATGAACGAACTCTCGATGGAGACAGCTTCCCTGAGATGTGTGCACCAGCCAGCCTCGCAGCTGAAGTTCTAGCACGTAACTGCTGAATGCCACAacttacactgctcccccatccaGCCTGCCTTCTGAACCACAACAAATTATCGCAGCCACCAGAAAGTATGGgaattataaaatgtaaacaatgccatttCACTGAAACAGCAGATTTTTCTTTGCATGGCTACTAGGGCAGCATCTGTGTCCCAAACTCACTTCATTAAATTGAAGTAATGTTAgtgcttagactgtccctttatcACTGGGAGACACTGTTGGATAAATATTTTGTATACAACTCTTGCTCT
Above is a genomic segment from Pelobates fuscus isolate aPelFus1 chromosome 6, aPelFus1.pri, whole genome shotgun sequence containing:
- the RBM47 gene encoding RNA-binding protein 47 isoform X1 is translated as MENSLVFQQVLHDFGIMTAEDSNTMMSNDSSNMAASKIPEGISGAPNEAALFALMERTGYTMVQENGQRKYGGPPPGWEGLHPPRGCEVFVGKIPRDVYEDELVPVFETAGRIYEMRLMMDFDGKNRGYAFVMYTHKHEAKRAVRDLNNYEIRPGRLLGVCCSVDNCRLFIGGIPKMKKREEILEEISKVTEGVLDVIVYASAADKMKNRGFAFVEYESHRAAAMARRKLMPGRIQLWGHQIAVDWAEPEIDVDEDVMETVKILYVRNLMIETSEDTIKKIFGQFNPGSVERVKKIRDYAFVHFTNREDAVQAMRNLNGMEIEGSAIEVTLAKPVDKEQYTRYQKAAKGGAPATTATPTTEVAQPNYVYSCDPYTLAYYGYPYNALIGPNRDYFVKAMTQMQTVSKPLHPSGVYSDDCRANGTKSDRSGSIRGRGRGAAGNRAPGPRGTYLGGYSAGRGIYSRYHEGKGKQQEKGFELMPNLELSTVNPVALKPGAVAIPTIGTQYSMFQAASAAKLIEEGKLHGMEHMINPIAVQTDPTGAAAAAAVAVMPSVSTPPPFQGRPMTPVYTMATNMQRIPTTGIYGASYVPIAAPANATLATLQKNAAAAAAMYGGYAGYIPQAFPAAFQVPLHDLYQTY
- the RBM47 gene encoding RNA-binding protein 47 isoform X6 produces the protein MENSLVFQQVLHDFGIMTAEDSNTMMSNDSSNMAASKIPEGISGAPNEAALFALMERTGYTMVQENGQRKYGGPPPGWEGLHPPRGCEVFVGKIPRDVYEDELVPVFETAGRIYEMRLMMDFDGKNRGYAFVMYTHKHEAKRAVRDLNNYEIRPGRLLGVCCSVDNCRLFIGGIPKMKKREEILEEISKVTEGVLDVIVYASAADKMKNRGFAFVEYESHRAAAMARRKLMPGRIQLWGHQIAVDWAEPEIDVDEDVMETVKILYVRNLMIETSEDTIKKIFGQFNPGSVERVKKIRDYAFVHFTNREDAVQAMRNLNGMEIEGSAIEVTLAKPVDKEQYTRYQKAAKGGAPATTATPTTEVAQPNYVYSCDPYTLAYYGYPYNALIGPNRDYFVKAMTQMQTVSKPLHPSGVYSDDCRANGTKSDRLAIPTIGTQYSMFQAASAAKLIEEGKLHGMEHMINPIAVQTDPTGAAAAAAVAVMPSVSTPPPFQGRPMTPVYTMATNMQRIPTTGIYGASYVPIAAPANATLATLQKNAAAAAAMYGGYAGYIPQAFPAAFQVPLHDLYQTY
- the RBM47 gene encoding RNA-binding protein 47 isoform X7, with product MENSLVFQQVLHDFGIMTAEDSNTMMSNDSSNMAASKIPEGISGAPNEAALFALMERTGYTMVQENGQRKYGGPPPGWEGLHPPRGCEVFVGKIPRDVYEDELVPVFETAGRIYEMRLMMDFDGKNRGYAFVMYTHKHEAKRAVRDLNNYEIRPGRLLGVCCSVDNCRLFIGGIPKMKKREEILEEISKVTEGVLDVIVYASAADKMKNRGFAFVEYESHRAAAMARRKLMPGRIQLWGHQIAVDWAEPEIDVDEDVMETVKILYVRNLMIETSEDTIKKIFGQFNPGSVERVKKIRDYAFVHFTNREDAVQAMRNLNGMEIEGSAIEVTLAKPVDKEQYTRYQKAAKGGAPATTATPTTEVAQPNYVYSCDPYTLAYYGYPYNALIGPNRDYFVKVAIPTIGTQYSMFQAASAAKLIEEGKLHGMEHMINPIAVQTDPTGAAAAAAVAVMPSVSTPPPFQGRPMTPVYTMATNMQRIPTTGIYGASYVPIAAPANATLATLQKNAAAAAAMYGGYAGYIPQAFPAAFQVPLHDLYQTY